In Caldisericum sp., a single genomic region encodes these proteins:
- a CDS encoding sodium ion-translocating decarboxylase subunit beta produces YIFSGGKVNPLIGSAGVSAVPMAARVSQKVGQEENPGNFLLMHAMGPNVSGE; encoded by the coding sequence TATATCTTTTCAGGCGGAAAGGTTAACCCCCTTATTGGTTCTGCAGGAGTTTCAGCTGTCCCTATGGCAGCAAGGGTGTCTCAGAAAGTTGGTCAGGAAGAAAACCCAGGAAACTTCCTTCTTATGCATGCAATGGGTCCGAATGTCTCAGGAGAATAG